The Podospora bellae-mahoneyi strain CBS 112042 chromosome 7, whole genome shotgun sequence genomic sequence GGATCCTCGAAAGGCATAAACTCCCGAAAGGGCCCATATGGATTGACCAATACTCTGGGAAgttcctctcctccagaaATCCCTTGTGTTTCGAATAATCATGAAGAGATTTCCTCTTGGCTTCAGACATTGCCTAGTTGTCTGGCGGTGGAGTTCAAATTAGATCCTTCTTTTCCAAACACCTCAGATCTGAGCGCGGCGCACTTCCTGACTGATCCACGAAGCAACTCAGACATCTCTTCATATTCATCAGAGATGACGATTGATTCTTACATGCTATCAATTTCAGATACACCAAGCAGTGAGGCTCAAAACCTTTCCTGCCACATGCACTCTGGCAAGGTGTTCATGGATCAACTATCTCGGAATATCTCAGTGTCTTCCCGCCCCAATGCTACCGGAAAGCAGCCTCGGAACGGCTGTGATTCTGGACACCCacaagacggaggagattCCACCCAAGTAGCAAATGGGGAAGCACCCAATGGGTCTTCAGTGTCTCGAGAAAGCGCGATATCTAGTTCCGAGGCTCCTGCTTCACAGCCGCTTAAAAGAACCCGTGAAAGCGACAGCAATGAAGACGACACCCCTGACGGCAGACGACCACGGCAAACTAAGGTCCAACTAGGGGAGCTACTCAACTCGCCGAAGTTGCTCGCCTGTCCATTTTGGAAGCTTGATTGTCAGAAGCACCGAAAATGCTTCAAGAGTGAACTACATACGGTTAGCCGAGTTAAACAGCATCTTTCTCGAAGTCACAGGCCGACGTTCTACTGCGATCGTTGCATGGTAATCTTTCCCGACAAGGCCAGCCACAACCGCCATCTGACGCAGCTATGTATCCTGGATCCGAATGCCTCCCTGGACGGAATTAGCCATCTCCAACAGTGGGAGCTGTCGAGGCGATCAAACCGAAGTCTCAGTGAACAGGAACAATGGTTCGCAATTTGGGACATTCTATTCCCCAATCAGACCAGGCCCATGTCAGCCTATATGGACCATCGCTTGTCCGAAGCAATTTGCCAGTTTCGTGAGTTTACGAAGCGTCAAGGCCGCGTCATAGTGACAAGGGAGCTTCAGAAAGTGGTGTTCTACGCGTTATCTCAACTTCTGACAGCAAGAACCATCAAAGCTCATACGAGACAGCAAGCGCAGTTACTGAAGCAGTCGTTCAGGGTGCCTTGGGTCGTGCTCTCGACCTGATATTCGAAGAATGGCTGGCGGACGCACCGGTTGAGGCGTTGCAGAGGTCGAAACTGTCATCAACAGAGCCCAACGGATTAGAGGTCCCAAACCTCGTAGCTTCCTCCAGCTCCGTGGCTGATAGTGGTGTGACACTGGTGAACAACCACACACAACTGACCCAACCCGAACAACCGGCACGCAGCCCCCATGTTGCGCCCTTGCAAGATGGCGCCCCGGTCTTCCTTGATGCCAAAGGTCTTTTGTGGGAAGGCGCTCTTGTCGTTGCAAACAATGCTAGTCTAAGCCAAGGGTTTCCAGAGCCGACAATGATCAGTCACACTCAACCCATAGACAACACAAGGGCATGGGAGAAAGACACAAACGTGACGCCTGACATTGATCGCCATTTACTTGACATCGGCGTACCCATAGTGAGCGAACTTGATTTGGGTACGCATGTTAACAGAAGCCCGGACTGGAAGGGTTCGACTGGGTCATGGGAACATACAGACATACTGAACACCGTCCCATGCGATGAGGCAGGGATGGGACTATTTTTTGATATACAAGCCTTCAGTAACCAACAGTTGTTTTGGACCTATCTAGAAACTGAACAATTGTTTTGTTATCAGATATGGGAATTCCAACGAACGCTCATTAGCGACCACAATGAGAATTTCGAGATGCCGCCTTGCTCCTTCGAAACAGGACTTTGATAATGACTGGTTattggtgaggttgagaatGCTCCCGCGATTATCAGCGCAAACTCCGCGTTCAAGTTGAAACCGCAATCTATCATCATAATCCAAATTTCCATCTCGAACGATGGATTTCGTTGTGGTTGGATGTCGGTGGTCTGACCCCTTACGACCAAGTGGCGTCATCAGACCACTGGGTGCCAACACACAACGCACCTCGCCCAGCAACAGCGAATTTCAACATGATGATGCAAGCAGTATAAAAGTCGGACCCAGGGTCTccattttattttatttgGGGCCAAAAGTCCATCGAGCTATCAGAAAACACCCATTCTTCAACCCAACGCAGGAAAAAAAACGCAACCCGCGATCAAGTGCCAATGACCACCGAACTGCAAGTTGATGCCGAGGTGACACTCTCACCTCCATCCACCTTCCTATCACCATGCTCAAAGTTCCGCATCCTGGTGCTGGGTAATCCAGAAGCTACCAAACAGGAGCTGTTTTCCAAGGTTTTTGGAGTCGAGCTTGAAAAGGTGTGTCGACCCCTGCTTACCCCTTCTCACCTCTTCCGATCGAAGCGCTTGGCAAAACTGACCATGTATACGAGCACGTAGAGACTAGTCTCAGACACATTTGATCCCAAACACAACATCGAGTCCGAGTTGGATCTCCAAGGCCAGAACGACCGTCTGGCTGTTCACGCCTCGCCAAATTTTCTGAACGGCGATCAGAAGAATTACAACCGAGTGCTTGAGTTCTTGTCCAGGAGATCGGCCTCCGCCGACTACACCGAGCATGTACACATGATTTGGTACTGTGTATCAACCAACGAGGAAGATCGAGGCATCTCGGATCTGGAGAAGCACTTTTTCACACAAGACATCATCTCGGTCCACATCCCAGTCGTGTTGGTGTACACCAAATACGATGAGTTTGTGAGCCGTGTCATGTTGGAGTGGATGAAAGGGGCTGGATCTACCGAACGCGGTGTTTCCAAGGTTGCGGTTGGCCATATTCTCAAAGACATATCTTCCAAGAAGTTTGAAGAGGATATTGGCCGCAATTGGAACATGATACTCCCGTTCTCTATTCCGCGAGTCTGTGTGTCTTCtggtgacgaggatgatgatattCGCAGCTTTCAACAGCTGGCAAACAGTACATTAGCCAGCTTGAAGGGAGAGGCGGACGTCAAGCTTGCTTTTGCCACGGCACAGAGAAGTTCCCCCGTCATCTCGACCCAATGTAGGTTTCTTACTTCAGTATTGCTCAGCATCCACGCTGACGCTCTCTCAGTCTGCGCCGAAGCAGCCACAGACTACTACGAGGTCGACACTGGCCACGCCCGCAAGATCCACGGCGTCGACATGCgcgacatcctccccaacttcTTCGCCAAAGCCGCCCAGATCTTCAACCTCCGTGACCCCTCCTCGGTCCTCACCGACCCCTTACTCCTCAACCGCATCCTCGACTCAACCTTTGGCACCCACCAAAAGCCCCTCCTGGCCGAGTCCCTCCGAAGAAGCGGGACCGAATCCGGCAGCATCCTGCTCTCGCTCTCTCCTCACGAACGCGCAGTGTTGCTGACCCAAGCCCTCGCCGGTATCGTTCTTTTCCTACACATGCTCGCCGACAGCCAATGGCCCCACGCCGAGACGTTACCTACATCAGCCCCCTTATCACCAGGGTACACCTTTTCCAcgcccacaaccccccactTCCCATCCCACTCCGGCTCCGTCAACACAGACCTCAGCCAGCGGCAAATCTCGCGCGAGCTGGAGGACCTCCGGCTCGGGACGGGAAAGTCCATCCTGCTCGACACGATCGAGTCCTCGTCCATCTTCACCGAGTGTCAGCTGAAGCAGGACATCTCCGAGCTGATCCTCAAGGCGGTCACGCTGGCGGAAAAGTCAGAGATCACCGGCGCGGGGGAGAATAACTACCGGTTTGCGtaccatcaacatcatgacGCCATGTTCTTGGAGGGGGGCTacgggggtgatgaggatggggtggggaaggggacgGCGATGGGGGATAGCTTGAGCGCGGCCGACATGATTAGGGATATGTCCATGACGTTTGTGAATGATAACAATGAGCTCAGGGAGgggacggcgagggaggggaaggtgaagCTGGCGTGTGGGTTGACGATTTTGCCTTTGAATTGATTTTGTGAAGAAGGGGTTCTTTATTGGGGGTGTGGGTTTGGGCTTTGGGATGGTATTACATCGCAATGGCGTTTCTTTTGTGGGGTTTGGATAGGGTCTAACGGTATATACATCCCTGAGACTAGTTTCGTTTCATACATTCAAAGGAGTTTTGTGATTCAAACTGGTGTCAAGAGGAAAGATACCTTGGTCCCTCACTGAGCTCGCAGTGAAGCTCACTGTCATTCATCTCATGAAAATATATACACTGATCTTAGCATCCTTCGTATACACTGCACTTTTCGCGCTTCCCTTCCACCACTcctgtcatcatcatctcacATCCCTGGGGTATCCCATCTGTTCAGTCTTCCCTCTGCATTTAGCAAGTGTTGATCATGCTGGTAAGAGCGCTCTTCTCAGCGCTGGTGATGCTCAGACCATAAGAGTACTTGACGGCGACCCAGCTCTTGGCGTAGGTGCAGTAGAAGCTGGTGAGGGGGGGCTTCCACGAGTCGGGGCTCTTGTCGCTCTTTGCCTGGTTGACGTTGTCGGTGACGGCCCACAgctggggggtgttgaggtcgTTGGCGAACTGGGTCCGCTTGGCGGCGGTCCACTGGTAGGCGCCCGAGATCCAGGCGTTCTTGAGGGGGACCATGTGGTCAATGTCGACGTCGGAGGCGGCAGTCCAGGTCGCGCCGTCAAAGGGAGAGTACCATGTTCCCGAGGTGGAGGCGCAAGCCGAGTTGGTGACGACGTTGGTGCCGTCACGCTTGAGGACGGTCTCGCTGTGGAAGGGTCAGTATACCTTGATCAAACATGAAGGGTCGGACCGCGTTGAGATGGTGCCTACCGAGTGTTGCAAGCGCCTGAAACGGTGTTCCAGTGAGGGAAGAGGTCACGGTTGTAACCGCCGTTGTCATAGTTGGCCTGGACAGTCAAGGCGTTGAGCTGGGTCTGGGCAGTAGACTTGGAAGGGATTCCAGGCTGTTGTTCTTGTCAGTTATCTTCTCTTCTCATGGCAGAGACCATCCACATACAGGAGCAGGGGCGGGCATGGGGATGGCAGACGCCACCACCGCGAGGACCGaagcgaggaagaaggactTCATGTTGACTGATGGAATGCTGGAAACCGAGAGATAGATTAAATGCAGGAACCGGTGGACAGCGGGATGATGCAGTGTGAATCTCTTCCCCAATCTCAGGAACCACGAGGCCCTCTATATACTCTTCAGATGCCACAATGAGACACGGCCGATCTCCCTCGGTACCTTTGGACAATTCCACATTTTCGTAGGGATCCCGAGTCGCGAGGCCACAGCAGCTGTCGCTGCTTCGCTGACTTCCCGCATCCCGATGTATGCTCAGGACCAATCCACAGTCATAGGAACTCCAAAATCATCAACATGTTACCCCATGGCTCGCGGTACGTGTTACACCCCAGACGGGACCGTGTTCCCTTTCTGGAAGGCGATTGGGGGTTTATGGTCGATCGCCCAAAGTCTTAGCACATATCCCAAGTACCACCAATTGTCTCAGATGTAATTCAGACCTATCCCGGTGGACCTGTAAGATCCAAGAAACCCCACAGAGGGGGGCTCTCCCTCAGCTGCCACCCAattccaacctcttcccagTGGTAACCAATACCGATATTGTCCACCCCTGTTCATCCCAACTAtgcaacccctccccctcccccaagtcAGTCTAGACTTGACATCCAGTCAAGATGCAAGATAAGCCCACGTCGGGAAGGTTGTGGGGGCAGGAGatccagaaaaaaaaagattctACGGCTCTTATCAAGGGTCCGATAACCCCTGGCATCCCCCCGCAATCTTGGTGCTCCAACTGCCATCCATGATGCATCACCAACTGCCTATTCAGGAACTGCCGAGCGGGAACCAATGGAGCCCCAAAACACCAATCACCCTCCTATGCAGCACAACTTTGCCGCGAGTGGTAATCTTTTTTGTCTCCCATTTCCCACTTCCCGCCGCAACGGCGagcgaaaaaagaaacaccaACCAGAAAGCCATGCGGGAAATTCCCTCGCCAAGACCACGCCTTCACCTGCAGCATGCACGAGATGCCGGACTAGGTCTCGTCAGACGGGAGTGCCAAGCTTGACTTAAGAGATTCAACGTGGTAGAGAAAGCACGAGCTGTAAAGATAGGCTGCTGTTCGTAGACTGATCTGCTATCACAAGCCACGTTTTTGTTATCTTGATGGCTGCTGGGCGCGGAGACATTTGGGCACTTGGGTGATAGCTGACGACGCAGGTACGCAAGatacaaccccccccccaacttGCTATGAGATAATCTAGCTACAGATCAAAGATAAGCATCATACAAAAGACGGAGCCCGCCGTATAACGAAATAGAAATTCGTGGAGGTGGCCGACACAACGATCACTTTGGCACCGTgatcccatcaccacctgcaACTGGACCGACGACCCCTGGTCGAGCCCCCCCGCTGctggcatcaccatcacttTCGTCATTCTTAGCTTCGCCAACCCCTGTTGGCATGCCGCCGTCCTCGGGAGTCTTGGGTGCGGTCGTGGACCCGGTATCGGACGACTTCTTGGACGCAAACAAGTTGATTCTCGTGGGTATCGACATGCTGGGCATCGAAGGCATACTGGGCATGCCGACACTGGGCATGGTCGGCATCGACATCTTGGGCATCTCGACCGATGGTAGTTTCGACGGCAGATACGACCGCAGAGTGGTGCTCGTTTCTTGAGCAACGCCGAACAGATGCCGCAGATAggccttcttttgctcgcTAGCCTCGGTCTTTTCCCCGCCCTCGTTGCCGTCCAAGTCATCCGGTAGAGGGACCAGCGTGGCGGTCGCGGCGATGTCGATGGGCGATTCATCAGGGACATCGTCGTCTGCCGTCTCTtggtcctcctcgcctgTAGCTAtctcaaccgcctcctcggGTGGTTTCGctactccctcctcatcgacgGCTTTAGCAATCTCCTGTGTCTCTTCCGACTCGGCCGGGATGGGCTCTGCAAACTTTGGATCATCCCAGATCTCGGCATCATCATTGAACCAGTTGATAACAAGCTGTGCGGCGTCGTTGGTCATCTTCTCATACTCCTTGTTCTTATCGGGTTTGAAAAGGTTGATGTGTGCTACAATCTCGTCTTTGGCCCCTTCGATAACATGTCTCGTGAACAGATGTTCCGCCGGGTGGTCTTTGGCCGGTATGGCACAGAATGTTCGCTCCGGCACGAAGTAGCCTCCGCTCCATTTCCCATTTTCGCCGAGAGACGCAAACACATCCGAAAAGCCGACCCCCCTCAGGGAAGCGAGCCGCTCGAGTCGACGATTGAGCTCATTCTGCTTCAGCAGAGAGCCTACAAAAGTGAAGTGGTCCGACAGGTACGCAAAGGACTCGCCAATGTTGCCCCTGTTGACGTACGCGAGCCCCTGACCGAGCGCATCAACGGACTGCTGGTAGCCCTGGATCACGTCCTCCTTGGTCAGGCTCCGCACCGTACGCATGCCCTCGATGATCTTTTTGCGGTGCATGTAGGCGGCCACTCCGCCAGCAGCAATGACGCCGACGGTTCCCGTGCGCATGGCGATGAGCTGCCAGGCCTTCCACGCGGGACTGGACGATCTCTTGACGATGCGGCCTGTAGCAACGCCAACGGCACGTTTGGAGGCGAGGCGTGAGAGGGTGGCTGGTGCGGCAGCCGAGAGAGCCGTCATGACGTTGAACACATTGCTCACTTTCTGGTAGTTGGAAAAGGCGCCGTACACGAACATAGAACGCGCAAGGCCGTTGTAGGGCGTGTCGAATGCGAGTATGCCTTGAATGAGCGGAAACATGGGACCGGACGCGTTCTCGTCTTGTCGTCGTTCATCGAGGATGCGGAAGAGGCAGTCGCTGGCGACAAAGCCACTGTAGTTGGTTGTGTGAGCAGGTATGCAGGCCACGAAGATGCGATGATAGAACATACCCCATGGAATGAGCCACCAGAATAACACCAACGCTACGATCGTTGGGCGGCCATGGATTGTCGAGATGGGTCTTGCGCAAGTCCATCACGCGCTCCTTGAGCCTATCAAGGGGTTAGTCTTGGCACCTGGCGTGTCGCGTCGTGGTCGACATACCATTCCAGAAAGGCAGCGGTGCTTTGCGCAAGCTCGCCTTTGGTCTCATATTTGGGATAGACAACAGAGGCAACCTCGTGATCCGgtaggttgttggtgatgatatcttggaggtgtttggggaaGTTGCCAAACGTGTCGTCGTCCCCCTTGAATCGCGCGCGATGTGTCCGTCAGCTTTGAAACAGCAATAGAAGATTTCGAAGTTCAAAGAAATGGGGCACTGACCTTGAAGCCGTGAATAAAACAAAGCAGTAAAATCCTCTTCATTGCGATAGCAGAGCTTTAGATAAAAGAGAGACGGTAATACTGATGTGTCTCCGAGATGCCAAAAAAGATGTTGCAGGATGAAAGTGGATCAGAGTTCCAGCTCCCGCAAGCGAAGAGACAGTTTCTTTCCTCTCAGTCCTGAGCCCCATTTCAGGTTTCTAGCATTCTGCTCTAAAAGAGGGCAGTCGCGTCCAGGGTCGAGTGGCGTTTATGCCGCGTTTGCAGGAGCTACCCATCAGAgaaaaaggtggtggtgcaaaTACGTCATCTTTCACGTCATGCGCGCACCAAGTAACCACCAGCTTCAACTTCATCCAATGAGCAACAACTTGAACACAGCTAAACAGCACTCGAGATGGCTTCATTTAGAATGTTTTTATTCTTGTTTTTGATCATACCATGAATTCATAAACCCATAAATCATACCCGTGTGCTTTTGATCTACCACCATTCCCATTTTCCATTGCCGTgattgtctttttttttcccatcGTATACCTTTGCGTGTCATCATTCATCACTCTTCACGGCTGTACTTTGAGCGCTGCCGCCACTTTGAACCATATCTCATCATCAGAATCGGAATGGGGGCCAGCATTAGAGTGCCACCCGCCAGGATGCTGAAAGCCCACCCGTACCCAAATCTCTCCATCAACGGAGCCGTCGTAAGAGGAAGGAAGGTGCCACAGAGACACCTCGTCACCATGACTCCTGTCAGCGCCGAGGCCGAGTATATGCCAAAAGCGTCGACAATGTATGTCATGAGGGGGATCATGGCCAGCATGAGACAACTGCCGAGCAAGCTGACTGAAAAGAGCaacaagagaagagggagctTCCACTCGGGGATCCAGCCATAAGCTGCCACCGCGACGGGGAGAGCAAAAGCTCCAATGATGGTCAATGGAAGGCGGAATTCCGGCTTGCCAACTCCCTTGTGGGTGTGTCGCATGCGGATGTAAATTCTGTCAAGGCAGTGATTGCATAGCAGGACACTGACTGTAGATCCAATTGCTGTAGGATGTCTAGTTAGCATCAACGTGTATAGGAATAGTCTGAGCAGGGCCAAACTCACTGAAACTGGCATAGCAGCTCCCAACCGCCATCGGTGACAACCCATAAACATCCTGCAAAATATCCGCCAGCGTGGTGCTCATCACATAATAAAACGCAAAAACCACCGCTCCAAACAAGCTCATGGCCATCAGCACACCGCTCCCAAGAAGAACATGGGCCGGCCTCATGACCGCATCACCTAGCTTCTTCCACACCCCCTGTTGGCCAGTGAGTCCTTTCTGTTCTCCTTCGACCCTGAGCTTAACTTCCTCTTCGTAATCCACCGCTGTCTTGTACCCCTTGCCCCATCTCTTTGCCCGTTTCCTCAAAATGGCCACCTTGTATGTCTCCCTGAAGCACAACAGGAACATGAGTTCCCCCAGCGACGCCAGTCCAGCTGTCATCCAAatcaccttcctccacccGATCATCTCAGCAAGCGCACTGCCAATCAACGGGGCTACCGCTCCGCCGACAAGCGGCGCCAGATAAACCAACGACACGGGACTTCCTCTCTGCTCAGAAATGAACATGTCGCCCACAATGGCCGGGTTAAGCACGTTGCCAGCAACCACACACCCCGTCAGCATCCGCGCAACAACCAAGCTCGTGACAGACTGTGAGGTGGCCGTCATGATGGTGGCCAGGATGAAAATGATGTTGCAGACGTTCATGACTGGGTACCGGCCGTACATTTCCGAGAGCGGTGCGATGAACAGCGGGCCAGCGGCTTCGCCCAGCTCCCAGATCGTCACGAGAAGGACAGAAGATGATTTGCTGGGCGTGCTTCCTGGCGGCGAAAGGTCTGCGACAATCTCGGTCGCCAGAGGGACGAGTGAAATACAAGTCATTGTGCTGCGTCTGATGTTAGTTTTGATTCGAAAGAGTGGCTGCGCGGAACCTGGTGAAAAAAAATCATACACAGTAAAAGCCATAAAGGCCAGGATGAACACAATAGCCCATTTGAACGGTGTCGGCCATTCCAGCGGGTTTTCTGGGTCCCCAGAGGGATTAAAATCGATGATTATCGGCTCATCGTTGCCCCTGTTGTGATGGTTATAAGACCCGAGGAAGGCGTCATCTTCGTCGGCGGAATCGGCAGGTGAGTCCGACGTAGCAGGTAGACAGGTGTGATAATGGTGACCTTCGTCCGTCACACTGATGAGTAGAGGTTGAGTTTCCGGGGTTCCGAGGCGTACGCTCATTTTCTCGCTGTTTCCAACTCTTCCCCCTATCAAAAGAAGCGTTTGAACACGAACACAGcccagaggaagaaagggggaagaggaaaaaaaagaagagagacCTGATCggtctttttgttcttgaagGATTGGTGATAACGATTTCCACCCTACATGTACGCATACCCCTCCT encodes the following:
- a CDS encoding hypothetical protein (EggNog:ENOG503P00V) → MTTELQVDAEVTLSPPSTFLSPCSKFRILVLGNPEATKQELFSKVFGVELEKRLVSDTFDPKHNIESELDLQGQNDRLAVHASPNFLNGDQKNYNRVLEFLSRRSASADYTEHVHMIWYCVSTNEEDRGISDLEKHFFTQDIISVHIPVVLVYTKYDEFVSRVMLEWMKGAGSTERGVSKVAVGHILKDISSKKFEEDIGRNWNMILPFSIPRVCVSSGDEDDDIRSFQQLANSTLASLKGEADVKLAFATAQRSSPVISTQFCAEAATDYYEVDTGHARKIHGVDMRDILPNFFAKAAQIFNLRDPSSVLTDPLLLNRILDSTFGTHQKPLLAESLRRSGTESGSILLSLSPHERAVLLTQALAGIVLFLHMLADSQWPHAETLPTSAPLSPGYTFSTPTTPHFPSHSGSVNTDLSQRQISRELEDLRLGTGKSILLDTIESSSIFTECQLKQDISELILKAVTLAEKSEITGAGENNYRFAYHQHHDAMFLEGGYGGDEDGVGKGTAMGDSLSAADMIRDMSMTFVNDNNELREGTAREGKVKLACGLTILPLN
- a CDS encoding hypothetical protein (EggNog:ENOG503NYID; COG:S), translated to MKSFFLASVLAVVASAIPMPAPAPPGIPSKSTAQTQLNALTVQANYDNGGYNRDLFPHWNTVSGACNTRETVLKRDGTNVVTNSACASTSGTWYSPFDGATWTAASDVDIDHMVPLKNAWISGAYQWTAAKRTQFANDLNTPQLWAVTDNVNQAKSDKSPDSWKPPLTSFYCTYAKSWVAVKYSYGLSITSAEKSALTSMINTC
- a CDS encoding hypothetical protein (EggNog:ENOG503P1HK) yields the protein MKRILLLCFIHGFKGDDDTFGNFPKHLQDIITNNLPDHEVASVVYPKYETKGELAQSTAAFLEWLKERVMDLRKTHLDNPWPPNDRSVGVILVAHSMGGFVASDCLFRILDERRQDENASGPMFPLIQGILAFDTPYNGLARSMFVYGAFSNYQKVSNVFNVMTALSAAAPATLSRLASKRAVGVATGRIVKRSSSPAWKAWQLIAMRTGTVGVIAAGGVAAYMHRKKIIEGMRTVRSLTKEDVIQGYQQSVDALGQGLAYVNRGNIGESFAYLSDHFTFVGSLLKQNELNRRLERLASLRGVGFSDVFASLGENGKWSGGYFVPERTFCAIPAKDHPAEHLFTRHVIEGAKDEIVAHINLFKPDKNKEYEKMTNDAAQLVINWFNDDAEIWDDPKFAEPIPAESEETQEIAKAVDEEGVAKPPEEAVEIATGEEDQETADDDVPDESPIDIAATATLVPLPDDLDGNEGGEKTEASEQKKAYLRHLFGVAQETSTTLRSYLPSKLPSVEMPKMSMPTMPSVGMPSMPSMPSMSIPTRINLFASKKSSDTGSTTAPKTPEDGGMPTGVGEAKNDESDGDASSGGARPGVVGPVAGGDGITVPK
- a CDS encoding hypothetical protein (EggNog:ENOG503NYU5; COG:S); this encodes MSVRLGTPETQPLLISVTDEGHHYHTCLPATSDSPADSADEDDAFLGSYNHHNRGNDEPIIIDFNPSGDPENPLEWPTPFKWAIVFILAFMAFTVTMTCISLVPLATEIVADLSPPGSTPSKSSSVLLVTIWELGEAAGPLFIAPLSEMYGRYPVMNVCNIIFILATIMTATSQSVTSLVVARMLTGCVVAGNVLNPAIVGDMFISEQRGSPVSLVYLAPLVGGAVAPLIGSALAEMIGWRKVIWMTAGLASLGELMFLLCFRETYKVAILRKRAKRWGKGYKTAVDYEEEVKLRVEGEQKGLTGQQGVWKKLGDAVMRPAHVLLGSGVLMAMSLFGAVVFAFYYVMSTTLADILQDVYGLSPMAVGSCYASFTIGSTVSVLLCNHCLDRIYIRMRHTHKGVGKPEFRLPLTIIGAFALPVAVAAYGWIPEWKLPLLLLLFSVSLLGSCLMLAMIPLMTYIVDAFGIYSASALTGVMVTRCLCGTFLPLTTAPLMERFGYGWAFSILAGGTLMLAPIPILMMRYGSKWRQRSKYSREE